In uncultured Propionivibrio sp., the sequence CGCGCAAACCGTCGAGATCCGGGCCAAGAACGACGCGCTGGCAGTCAGCGAAGAACGCTACCGCTCGGTGGTCAACAGCGTCAGGGAAGTAATCTTCCAGACCGACACGGCCGGCCGATGGACCTTTCTCAACCCGGCCTGGGAGGAGATCACCGGATTTCAGGTCGCTGCCAGCCTCGGCACGCCGCTCGTCGACAATGTCTGCACCGAGGACCGGGAACGCTGCATGAACCTGATCGATGCGTTGGCACGAGGCGAGCAGAGCGATGGCCGTTTCGAACTTCGTTTCCGCCATCGCAGCGGCGACGCCCGCTGGATGGAGGTCTATGCCCAACCAATGACGATGCCCTACGCTGGCGGCATTTCCGGAACGCTGATCGACATCACCGAGCGCAAGAACGCCGAAGCGGAAGTCGATGCCTACCGAAGGAATCTCGAAAAACTTGTCACCCTGCGCACGCGCCAGCTCGAAGCGGCCAAGGAAGCGGCGGAAACCGCCAACATCGCCAAGAGCGCCTTCCTCGCCAACATGAGCCACGAGATCCGGACGCCGCTCAATGCCATCACCAGCATGGCCTATCTGGTTCGTCGCGGCGGCGTCAGTGCCAAGCAGGACGATCAGCTCCGGAAAATCGACGTCGCCGGCCGGCATCTGCTCGAAATCATCGACGCCATCCTCGATTTGTCGAAAATCGAAGCCGGGAAACTCGCCCTCGACGAAAGCGAATTCCAATTGGCATCACTGCTCGACGACACCCCTGTCGATGTTCAGGGAACGGGCGCAGGCAAAGCATATCGCCCTCGGCGTCAGCCTCGATCCTTCCCTGCCCCGCAGCTTTGTCGGCGATGCGACGCGCCTGCAACAGGCGCTGATCAACTACATCGGCAACGCCCTCAAGTTCACCGATCACGGCCGCATCACCATCCGCGTCCTTCCGCTCGACGTCAGCCCCGACGGCACCCTGCTGCGTTTCGAAGTCCAGGACACCGGCATCGGCATCGCCAGCGAGGCGCAAGGTCGCCTGTTCAGCGCCTTCGAGCAGGCCGACAATTCGACCACCCGCAAGTACGGCGGCACCGGCCTGGGCCTCGCCCTCACCAAGAAGTTCGCCGAACTGATGATGGCGGCACGGTCGGCGTCTCGAGCCGGCCGGGTCTGGGCAGCACGTTCTGGCTCACGGCCCGGCTGAAGTCGTGCGATACGGACGCAACCGGGGCGCGGGAGACCGGCGCCGAACCGGCCGAATCGCGCCTGGCCGGGCGCTATGCGGGATGCCGCGCGTGCTGCTGGCCGAAGACGACGCAGTGAACCGCGAAGTCGCCCTCTCTTTCCTGGAAACCCTCGGATTCCTGGTGGACCGCCGTCGATGACGGCGCCCGCGCCGTCGAACAGGCTGCCCACCGGCAATACGACCTGATCCTGATGGACATCCAGATGCCGAACATGGACGGGCTCGATGCCGTGCGCACCATCCGCCGTCAGGACGGAAACGGCGATATCCCCATCATCGCCAATGACCGCCAACGCCTTCGCCGAAGACAAGACACGGTGCCTGGAGGCGGGCATGAACGATTTCATGACCAAGCCCATCGACCCCGAACATCTGTTCGCAACGCTGCTGCGCTGGCTCGACCGTCGCAACGCCTGAGCCTCCGGCAGCGGCGCGCGCTATTCCCCGCCGCGGGCGCGGATATGCGCCGCCAGCACCCTGTCGCTTCGCTGGATATGCGCCATCAGCCATTGCATGAGGTAGGCGGTCATCTGTTGCGGCGTGTTCGCCTGCGGATCATCGGCCAGGCGCTGGAAACGCAGGATAGCGTCGACAAAGGTCTGATGCTCGCTCTGATGCATTTCCAGCGCCGGAAACGCATGGATCGCCATGAGCGCTTCCTCCGAACGGAAATGTGTTTCGGCATACGCCTGCAGGGACGCCAGCACCTCGGCCGACGTGCGTTCGCCCTTGCGGGGTATTGACCGACAGCATCAGCCGATCGAGACACACGAACAGTTGCGCATGCTCGTCGTCGATCTGCTTGATGCCGACCGACAAAACATCTTTCAGGCTATCCGTGAGCGCAGTCATTGGTTTTCAGGAATCCCACCGGAACGGTCGCGAAAAGCGTCGCGAATCGACCTGTGAATGATAGCTGAAAAGCGGCGACGATTACGCCAAAAGCATCGGTTTCAGCCGACGCGTGACATCCTCCCGACGGGACCGCAAAACGCGGCGGCAAGAACGCCCGGGCCACATCGCGAAGAACGACGGCCCAGGCCGACAGTGCGCCTATTTCTCGCGCGCGGATCATCACCAGCAGCATCTTGAAACGGCCGAGCGGCTTGACGGCATGCGGCACATTCGCGGGCATGATCAGCGAATCGCCCTCGCCGAGGCGATGCGGCGTTCCGGCGATGGGAATCTCGGCCTCGCCTTCGACGCCGATCACCAGCGCGTCATACGGGGCGGTGTGCTCGCTCAATCCCTCGCCGCCGTCGAAAGCGAAGAGCGTGACGTTGCCGACCGAGTTCTTGATCAGCATGCTGCTGACGATGGCATTGTCCTGATACTGGAGCATGGTCTTGAGATTGCGCACGGTGGTGGCGGTGGGGCTTTTCTGGGTCATGGTGTTACTCCTGTGAAAATACGTTAGCGTTGGGTAGCCGGCGTCGGCGCGGGCGCCGAGCGGGCGATGGCGACCGATCCCTGCATCGCGCCATCGGGCGCGACGACGACGGCGAAGCTCATCTGCACATAGATCGACTCGCCCGAAGCGTGCAGCGCCTTGGTCAGCGTCGGCTTGCCGGCGTGCTCGGTCCGCCCCGCCTGCATCGCCGCGTTGTAACCCCGCCAGTGCGGCGCCCGCAGGCGCTCGGGGATGATGATATCGAGCGACTTGCCGATGGCATCGCCGGCGGCGATGCCGAAAAGACGTTCGGCGGCGCCGTTCCACAGGCGGATGAACCCGGCCGGATCGGCAAAGATGACGGCATCGGCGCTCTGTTGCAGGATCGCCGCGTGAAGGTCGAAGGATTGCGTATCGGACATGCTGTTCTCCTATCGTTGTTCGGGCATATCGCCCCTTGCAGGCGCCGACCGGCCGCCCGCTACGGCGTCCTCGTCGGCGCGCTGCGCCAGAATCGACTCGATGACCGGGAACAGTTCCCGCTCCTCGAAGCGCACGTGATCGGCCAGCGCCCGGCCAAAGGGCGCCAGCGCCGCCGCGCACCCGTCGCGCAGGCGGCCGGCCTCGGCACGCAGGGCCGCGTGCTCGGCCAGCGTGCGTGCTGCCAGCGCCGCCTGTCCGTGCGCGTGCAGCAGCGGCAAGAGATCGGCCTCCTCGGCGGCGAAATGCGGGGCCAGTTCGCGCTCGAACAGCCCGGCGAGCGCCGGCATCAGGGCCGTCGCTTCCTCACCGCCGCCGCGCTGGGCGCGCTTGGCCCAGACCAGCGCGGTGTGGTGCTCGCGCGAGAGCGTGATCAGGAACGCGCTGCGTTTCATCGTCGGCCTCTGCTCATGACAAATGCGGACATCCGCCCCAAGCCCGCCATCAGGCCAGCGCCAGCAGCTGACGCATCTGACTCAGGCGTTGCGGCTGGCTGACGAGATCGGCGAGCGTGTACTCATCGAGCGTCGCGTAGAGGGCGTCGAAGGCCTTCACCAGGATCGGCGCCAGACGACAGGCCGGCACAATTTTGCAGCCGCTGTGATCCTCGCCCAGACATTCGACGATGGCGCCATTGCCTTCGCTGGCGCGCACGATCTGCCCCAGGCGGATCGCCGACGGCTCTTGCAGCAGCCGGATGCCGCCGCCCTTGCCGCGCACCGAGGCGATGACACCGGCACGCGCCAGCTGATGCACGACCTTCATCAAGTGGTTCTCCGAGATTCCGTAGGCCGCGGCAATCTCGGGAATCGTCGCCAGCCGGTCCCGCTCGACCGCCAGAAACATCAGGACGCGCAAGGTGTAATCCGAAAAAGTGGTCAGTCGCATGAACACGCACCTTTTAAAGATGTAAAAAATGTATTGCTTTTGAACGAGACGAAGCATATCATAAACATTCATAAATTATACATCTTTCAAACAGGATCGCCAGAATGAACGAAAACGCCAAGGAAAACAGCGCCGGCAACGACGCGACAGACATCGCGCGGACCGCCTTGCGCCAGATCATCGACCCCGAGGTCGGCGTCAACATCGTCGATCTGGGACTCGTCTATGACATCGTCGCCGATGCCGGCGGCATCCGCGTCAGCATGACGATGACGTCGCCGGCCTGCCCCCTCGGCGAAATGATCTGCGAGGAAGCACACGACGCCATCCATGCCGCCTTCGATGACGGCCGCGCGGTCGACATCCAGCTCGTCTGGAATCCGCCCTGGCACCCCGAGATGATGAGCGCCGACGCCAAGCAGGCGCTCGGCTGGAACTGACTTTCTTTATTTCAACCCGCAGGAGAACACCATGAGCCAACCCCCGACCCCCAAGACCACCGTCGATGTCCGCAGCATTGCCCCGCGCGAACGCCACCCGCTGATCTTCGGTACCTTCAACGCGCTGCAGGCCGGCGAAGCGCTGCTGCTGGTCAACGACCACGATCCCAAGCCGCTCTTCTATCAATTCCAGGCGGAACTTGGCGGCACCTTCAGCTGGGACTACATCGAGCAAGGCCCCGATGTCTGGCAAGTGACCATCGGCAAACTGCCCGCCGGCGGGAATGCCCATGCCTGATGCAACGCCCCGCCGCGACCTGCCGCCGCTGGC encodes:
- a CDS encoding cupin domain-containing protein gives rise to the protein MTQKSPTATTVRNLKTMLQYQDNAIVSSMLIKNSVGNVTLFAFDGGEGLSEHTAPYDALVIGVEGEAEIPIAGTPHRLGEGDSLIMPANVPHAVKPLGRFKMLLVMIRAREIGALSAWAVVLRDVARAFLPPRFAVPSGGCHASAETDAFGVIVAAFQLSFTGRFATLFATVPVGFLKTNDCAHG
- a CDS encoding metal-sulfur cluster assembly factor is translated as MNENAKENSAGNDATDIARTALRQIIDPEVGVNIVDLGLVYDIVADAGGIRVSMTMTSPACPLGEMICEEAHDAIHAAFDDGRAVDIQLVWNPPWHPEMMSADAKQALGWN
- a CDS encoding PAS domain-containing protein, whose amino-acid sequence is MSDTQSFDLHAAILQQSADAVIFADPAGFIRLWNGAAERLFGIAAGDAIGKSLDIIIPERLRAPHWRGYNAAMQAGRTEHAGKPTLTKALHASGESIYVQMSFAVVVAPDGAMQGSVAIARSAPAPTPATQR
- a CDS encoding ATP-binding protein, which translates into the protein MFRERAQAKHIALGVSLDPSLPRSFVGDATRLQQALINYIGNALKFTDHGRITIRVLPLDVSPDGTLLRFEVQDTGIGIASEAQGRLFSAFEQADNSTTRKYGGTGLGLALTKKFAELMMAARSASRAGRVWAARSGSRPG
- a CDS encoding hemerythrin domain-containing protein is translated as MKRSAFLITLSREHHTALVWAKRAQRGGGEEATALMPALAGLFERELAPHFAAEEADLLPLLHAHGQAALAARTLAEHAALRAEAGRLRDGCAAALAPFGRALADHVRFEERELFPVIESILAQRADEDAVAGGRSAPARGDMPEQR
- a CDS encoding DUF2249 domain-containing protein, producing the protein MSQPPTPKTTVDVRSIAPRERHPLIFGTFNALQAGEALLLVNDHDPKPLFYQFQAELGGTFSWDYIEQGPDVWQVTIGKLPAGGNAHA
- a CDS encoding hemerythrin family protein, encoding MPRKGERTSAEVLASLQAYAETHFRSEEALMAIHAFPALEMHQSEHQTFVDAILRFQRLADDPQANTPQQMTAYLMQWLMAHIQRSDRVLAAHIRARGGE
- a CDS encoding Rrf2 family transcriptional regulator, translating into MRLTTFSDYTLRVLMFLAVERDRLATIPEIAAAYGISENHLMKVVHQLARAGVIASVRGKGGGIRLLQEPSAIRLGQIVRASEGNGAIVECLGEDHSGCKIVPACRLAPILVKAFDALYATLDEYTLADLVSQPQRLSQMRQLLALA